From the genome of Anaerolineae bacterium:
CTGCGAAGCGGTGCACCCGCCCGATTTGCCCATCTGGATGAAGACCTCGCACAGGCCGGCCTCATCCTCGTTGATGGTCACGTACAGGTTGCGCCCGCACCCCAGCGGGATCTTCTCCGTGATGCCGCGGGTGACCGCCGGCCGCGGCCGCGGTATGCGCTTTTCGGGACGTTCCCTCTCCGTCGGCGGCTTTTCCGCCACTTTGGCGCCCACATTGAGCACCTGCACCTCGCGGCTTCCCTCACGATAAATGGTCAGCCCCTTGCACCCCAGCCGATAGGCCAGCAGATACGCTTCCTCGATCTCCTGAGGCGTCGTCTCAAAGGGGAAGTTGATCGTCTTGGAGACGGCATTGTCCACCCACTGCTGGAACGCCGCCTGCATGCGGATATGCCATTCGCCGGCGATGTCCCGCGCCGTCACGAAGATGCGCTGGAACTCACGCGGCACGTCTGGGTCGCCCTGCACGGAGCCGGTCTCCGCCACCCGCCGCACCAGTGCCGGCGAGTAGAAGCCTTCCTGCCGGGCGATCTCCTCAAACAGCGCGTTCATCTCCGGCAGTTCGTCGGCATCCAGGACATTCTTGCGGGTATATGCCAGGGCGAAGAGCGGCTCGATGCCGCTGGAAACGCCGGCGATGATGCTGATGGAGCCGGTCGGAGCGATAGTGGTCGTCGTGGCGTTGCGGATGCCGCGCCGGGCGATCTCGCGCCGCAGGACCTCCCAGTCGAAGGCCGGCGCATCGGACAGCACCAGCGGCATGGTGGCCGGCTCTCCCTCCGCCCCGCGGAACGGCAGGCGCCCCTGCGACAGCACCGATTCCTTGAAGGCCGGGAAGCTCCCCCGGTTCACCGCCAATTCCATCGATTTCTCATGGCTCCAATAGGCGATGGCCTCCATCACCTTGGCGCCGACGGTCGTCGCTTCCTCAGAATCATATGGGATGCCCAGTCTTATGAGCATATCCGCGAAGCCCATCACTCCCAGCCCGATCTTGCGGGTCAGCTTGGTGGCCTCTTCTATCTGCGGCAGGGGGAAGCGGTTGATCGTGATCACATTATCGAGGAAGTGCACCGCGGCATAGGTCACCTCTCGCAGGCGTTCCCAGTCAATGCGGCGGTCGGGTGTCACCATGCGCACCAGGTTGATGGAACCCAGGTTACAGCTCTCATTGGGCAGGAGCGGCTGTTCGCCGCAGGGGTTGGTGC
Proteins encoded in this window:
- a CDS encoding vitamin B12-dependent ribonucleotide reductase; the protein is MKTITTVQLSANALKVLKHRYLRKDARGEPCETPEEMFARVANTVAAADRLYDMGADVARRAEEFFALMASMDFLPNSPTLMNAGTELGQLSACFVLPVEDDMHSIFDAIKATALIHKSGGGTGFSFSRLRPAGDIVGSTGGVASGPISFMRVFDTATDVIKQGGRRRGANMGILRVDHPDIMSFIRCKSTEGVLANFNISVAVTDAFMRALEAGEDYPLINPRNGEVVAHLNAREVFNAIVEAAWTNGEPGVIFIDRMNQYNPTPHLGAIESTNPCGEQPLLPNESCNLGSINLVRMVTPDRRIDWERLREVTYAAVHFLDNVITINRFPLPQIEEATKLTRKIGLGVMGFADMLIRLGIPYDSEEATTVGAKVMEAIAYWSHEKSMELAVNRGSFPAFKESVLSQGRLPFRGAEGEPATMPLVLSDAPAFDWEVLRREIARRGIRNATTTTIAPTGSISIIAGVSSGIEPLFALAYTRKNVLDADELPEMNALFEEIARQEGFYSPALVRRVAETGSVQGDPDVPREFQRIFVTARDIAGEWHIRMQAAFQQWVDNAVSKTINFPFETTPQEIEEAYLLAYRLGCKGLTIYREGSREVQVLNVGAKVAEKPPTERERPEKRIPRPRPAVTRGITEKIPLGCGRNLYVTINEDEAGLCEVFIQMGKSGGCTASQSEAIGRLISLALRSGVATEEIYDQLKGIRCPSPSWHNGSSILSCADAIGKALERYVETHGGNGTSTVRIHTKLDLSPECPECGNLLEIGEGCAVCRNCGYSQCA